From Coffea arabica cultivar ET-39 chromosome 10e, Coffea Arabica ET-39 HiFi, whole genome shotgun sequence, one genomic window encodes:
- the LOC140015158 gene encoding uncharacterized protein, translating to MVDDTLKAAATSIIHDMVDRVVEEDSQATEDGDDDSEGTDDSLPEEPITAGCLSPRLPRPQGTVPECSHSVTAHLNVDQLSALEQGRRTARGRGIRANFPSDRELRRRLWPVLLRHKPCHEPWYIVGDFNLILSPNEKKGGRPFQPSQGLELSEFMGEAGVLDAGFSRSSFTWCNNRHGRARIWKRLDRDSLLDVVKIAWQGDVSGSPFYRVCTKLKRVSHAIQQWNKETFGDVFLNVKRAEAAVARAELQIEVDSSEENFVELKRVQAELRRVLTVEEQFWKQKSRVKWLQHGDNNSSFFHSVVKQRRYRAAIHSIRDSQGTWITDNGTIGMEAVKFFDDLLSAESSSDFRLVHVIPNLSSEIDNSCLEEAPSFDEVTRVVFSMDDDSAAGPDGFTGKFFTFAWEVVGPDIFQAILSFFCGAELPRFVIATSIVLIPKVLNPQSFSQFRPISVCNFLNKVISRILVSCLTSILPRIISPRQSGFVQGRTLSDNFLLAQELITDIGKKCRGRNVVLKLDMAKAYDRMSWVFIIRVLRRFGFGERFIDMVWRLLSNVWFSVLVNGVSYGFFKSSRGLRQGDPLSPALFIIRAEVLSRGLNLLYSQSNFVGYKVPRHCPTISHLAFADDIIIFANGSASSLKKIMRVLELYQKALGQLVNTSKSGFLLHPSFPMARQGIIERVTKFLRRGFPIRYLGLPLYTGRCKGSYFADLSQQMVDKVLSWKTRLLSSGGKIILIKHVLSSIPIHLLATGVMPKSIFQMIERVCANFLSGTTEESRRFHWVRWRDLCFPPKEGGVGFRSIDDTYRAFSCKLWWTFRQNLSLWPMYMRAKYCHDTYPCQVALRSPISARWRRMLDVRGFVELFILWRPYSGFCHFCRLLSHVLPPDLVQAVVGMPIPCISSVHRMVWTASSFGSFSLSSALQEVRQAKPSSFMFSQHVFMSGDVAKAVWKFFGPLGSLSGLNLAQEHLTVQLANWWYKPTKSKRLKFVFRLLPVFVCWNLWKTRNSTVFEGVIKDVRSIYRSIFQNLKDAYWMKFGELQQVTSWPQFLGLVEQRPDVVKFRLVHWQAPRLSMFKLNIDGCSKGNPGLSGGGGILRDGSGKFIFAFAGCFDVATSLQAEAKALALGLSLCVQRNFLHQ from the exons ATGGTTGATGATACGTTGAAGGCGGCAGCTACTAGTATCATCCATGACATGGTTGATCGGGTAGTGGAGGAAGACTCTCAAGCAACTGAGGATGGCGATGACGACTCCGAAGGAACAGACGATTCTTTGCCTGAAGAACCCATTACCGCGGGCTGTTTGTCTCCTCGATTGCCAAGGCCACAAGGTACTGTACCAGAGTGTTCTCATTCTGTGACCGCTCACCTGAATGTGGACCAGTTATCGGCACTGGAGCAGGGGCGTCGTACAGCTCGGGGTCGTGGCATACGGGCCAATTTTCCTTCGGATAGAGAGCTCAG GAGGAGGCTATGGCCTGTTTTGCTTCGCCACAAGCCTTGTCACGAGCCATGGTATATTGTGGGGGATTTTAACCTTATTTTATCTCCGAATGAGAAGAAGGGAGGTCGGCCGTTTCAGCCATCTCAGGGCTTGGAGCTTTCTGAATTCATGGGAGAAGCTGGTGTGCTTGATGCAGGGTTCTCTAGGTCCAGCTTTACTTGGTGTAATAATAGACATGGTCGAGCAAGAATCTGGAAGCGCCTAGATCGG GATAGTCTGTTGGATGTAGTGAAGATAGCTTGGCAAGGTGATGTCAGTGGCTCTCCATTTTATCGCGTATGTACCAAACTGAAGAGAGTCTCTCATGCTATTCAGCAATGGAATAAGGAGACGTTTGGAGATGTTTTTCTCAACGTGAAGAGGGCCGAGGCAGCGGTGGCCCGGGCTGAGCTTCAGATCGAGGTAGATAGCTCGGAAGAGAATTTTGTTGAGTTGAAACGGGTACAAGCTGAATTGCGGAGGGTCCTGACTGTAGAGGAACAATTCTGGAAACAAAAATCCAGGGTTAAGTGGCTCCAGCACGGGGATAATAATTCTAGTTTTTTCCATTCAGTGGTGAAACAGCGAAGATATCGGGCAGCAATTCACAGCATTCGAGACTCCCAGGGCACTTGGATTACTGATAACGGCACAATCGGGATGGAAGCCGTGAAgttttttgatgatttattaTCGGCGGAGTCTTCTTCAGACTTTCGACTAGTCCATGTTATTCCCAACTTGAGTTCTGAAATTGATAATAGCTGTCTGGAAGAGGCCCCTTCTTTCGACGAGGTTACAAGGGTGGTCTTCTCTATGGATGATGATAGTGCAGCAGGCCCAGATGGTTTCACTGGAAAGTTCTTTACCTTTGCTTGGGAGGTGGTCGGTCCTGATATCTTTCAAGCGATTCTCAGTTTCTTTTGTGGAGCTGAACTTCCTCGATTTGTCATAGCTACCTCAATTGTTCTCATTCCAAAGGTCCTAAATCCGCAATCCTTCTCTCAATTTCGGCCTATCAGTGTATGTAACTTTTTGAATAAAGTCATCTCTCGAATTTTGGTCAGCTGTTTAACTTCGATTTTGCCTCGGATTATTTCTCCTCGGCAAAGTGGTTTTGTTCAGGGTCGGACTCTGTCGGACAACTTTCTCCTAGCTCAAGAGTTGATTACAGATATTGGAAAAAAATGTAGGGGACGGAATGTAGTGCTTAAACTGGACATGGCGAAGGCGTATGATAGGATGTCATGGGTGTTTATTATTAGAGTGTTGCGCCGCTTTGGATTTGGGGAAAGGTTTATTGATATGGTGTGGCGGTTGTTGTCAAATGTCTGGTTCTCAGTGCTTGTTAATGGAGTTTCGTATGGCTTCTTCAAGTCTAGCCGGGGCCTTCGACAGGGCGATCCTCTGTCGCCGGCCTTATTTATTATTAGAGCTGAGGTTTTGTCCAGAGGGTTGAATTTATTATATTCCCAATCGAATTTTGTGGGTTATAAAGTGCCAAGACACTGTCCTACCATCTCTCATTTGGCCTTTGCGGATGACATAATAATCTTTGCCAATGGGTCGGCCTCTTCGTTAAAGAAAATTATGCGAGTGTTAGAACTATATCAAAAGGCATTGGGTCAATTGGTGAACACTAGTAAGAGTGGGTTCCTGCTTCATCCAAGTTTCCCAATGGCTCGTCAGGGTATCATCGAACGAGTTACTAAATTTTTGAGAAGAGGATTCCCCATTCGGTATTTGGGACTTCCATTGTATACCGGCAGGTGTAAGGGATCTTATTTTGCGGATCTGAGCCAGCAAATGGTTGATAAAGTCCTCTCCTGGAAGACTCGGCTCTTGTCATCAGGTGGCAAGATCATTTTGATTAAGCATGTGCTTTCGAGTATCCCCATCCACCTCTTGGCTACAGGGGTCATGCCAAAAAGTATATTTCAGATGATTGAGCGGGTATGTGCAAATTTCTTGTCGGGGACGACTGAAGAGTCTAGGAGGTTTCATTGGGTGCGGTGGAGAGACTTATGCTTCCCACCAAAGGAGGGTGGCGTTGGATTTCGGTCGATCGATGACACTTATAGAGCTTTCTCTTGCAAGTTGTGGTGGACCTTTAGGCAGAATCTCTCACTGTGGCCTATGTACATGCGAGCCAAATATTGTCATGATACTTACCCTTGTCAGGTTGCCCTGAGATCTCCTATTTCAGCAAGATGGCGCCGCATGTTAGACGTTAGGggttttgtggagttatttatACTTTGGAGACCTTATAGTGGTTTTTGCCACTTCTG CCGCTTGTTGTCTCATGTCCTTCCACCTGATTTAGTCCAGGCTGTGGTGGGCATGCCGATCCCTTGTATTTCTTCGGTGCACAGAATGGTATGGACGGCATCATCTTTTGGGAGCTTCTCATTATCCTCGGCCCTCCAAGAGGTGCGACAGGCTAAACCCTCATCCTTCATGTTCAGTCAG CACGTCTTCATGTCGGGTGATGTCGCAAAGGCAGTTTGGAAGTTTTTTGGGCCTCTCGGATCTCTCTCTGGTCTTAACTTGGCGCAGGAGCATTTAACCGTACAGTTGGCGAATTGGTGGTACAAGCCTACTAAGTCCAAGAGGCTAAAATTTGTTTTTCGGCTCCTACCCGTATTTGTGTGTTGGAATTTGTGGAAGACAAGGAATTCAACAGTGTTTGAAGGGGTTATCAAGGATGTCCGATCTATTTATCGATCTATTTTTCAAAACTTGAAAGACGCATACTGGATGAAATTTGGGGAATTACAACAGGTCACATCTTGGCCCCAATTCTTGGGTTTGGTGGAGCAACGCCCTGATGTGGTTAAGTTTCGTCTGGTTCATTGGCAGGCTCCACGGCTGTCAATGTTTAAACTTAACATAGATGGGTGCTCCAAAGGAAACCCGGGGTTGAGTGGTGGTGGGGGGATTCTTAGGGATGGCTCAGGGAAGTTCATCTTCGCTTTCGCTGGTTGCTTTGATGTTGCTACTAGCTTGCAGGCTGAGGCCAAAGCATTAGCGCTTGGGCTGAGTTTATGTGTCCAGAGGAATTTTTTAcatcagtaa